One genomic segment of Helianthus annuus cultivar XRQ/B chromosome 14, HanXRQr2.0-SUNRISE, whole genome shotgun sequence includes these proteins:
- the LOC110905305 gene encoding auxin-responsive protein SAUR50, translating into MAIKKTSSKLSQTAVLKHIVKKCSSLSRKQQPHFGDVPKGHFVVYVGVNRSRYIVPVSFLSHPDFQRLLQQAEDEFGFDHNLGLTIPCEEQVFESLTTMLR; encoded by the coding sequence ATGGCTATCAAGAAAACCTCAAGCAAACTCTCACAAACAGCAGTTTTGAAGCACATAGTGAAGAAGTGTTCAAGCTTGAGTAGAAAACAGCAACCACACTTCGGGGACGTCCCCAAAGGCCACTTTGTTGTGTACGTTGGCGTAAACCGAAGTCGATATATCGTCCCTGTATCATTCTTGTCACATCCTGACTTCCAGAGGCTGCTTCAACAAGCCGAAGATGAGTTCGGGTTTGATCACAACTTGGGTCTCACCATTCCGTGTGAAGAACAAGTCTTTGAATCACTTACTACCATGCTAAGGTAG
- the LOC110905306 gene encoding auxin-responsive protein SAUR50 has protein sequence MAVNKTSSKLSQTAVLKHIVKKCSSLSRKQQQHFGDAPKGHFAVYVGINRSRYIVPVSFLSHPDFQRLLQQAEDEFGFDHNLGLTIPCEEQVFESLTTMLR, from the coding sequence ATGGCTGTCAACAAAACCTCAAGCAAACTCTCACAAACAGCAGTTTTGAAGCACATAGTGAAGAAGTGTTCAAGCTTGAGTAGAAAACAGCAACAACACTTCGGGGACGCCCCCAAAGGCCACTTTGCTGTGTACGTTGGCATAAACCGAAGTCGATATATCGTCCCTGTATCATTCTTGTCACATCCTGACTTCCAGAGGCTGCTTCAACAAGCCGAAGATGAGTTCGGGTTTGATCACAACTTGGGTCTCACCATTCCGTGTGAAGAACAAGTCTTTGAGTCACTTACTACCATGCTTAGGTAG